One Bacillus sp. 1780r2a1 DNA segment encodes these proteins:
- a CDS encoding YceD family protein yields MKWTIHQLYQLQNKGLTFDEIVDGKDFVNTDPQIRRMSDVHVKGRADISSSKVTFHLKISGEMTLPCARTLVDVPYPFSIEATETYLFNSDADYENDGEMRIVEGEVVDLLPLIKELIIVEIPLQVFSDNQEQKGAAPQSGKDWEVVTEEEQQEKVDPRLAVLENFFKNKENN; encoded by the coding sequence ATGAAATGGACAATACATCAGTTGTACCAGTTACAAAATAAAGGATTAACTTTTGATGAAATTGTAGACGGTAAGGATTTTGTTAATACCGATCCACAGATTCGTCGCATGTCAGATGTTCATGTGAAAGGAAGAGCTGATATCAGTTCTTCAAAAGTCACATTCCATCTTAAAATTTCTGGAGAAATGACATTGCCTTGTGCTCGTACATTAGTCGATGTTCCGTATCCTTTTTCTATTGAAGCAACAGAAACGTATCTGTTCAATAGCGATGCCGATTATGAAAATGACGGTGAAATGAGAATTGTGGAAGGCGAAGTAGTGGATTTATTACCACTTATTAAGGAATTAATTATTGTTGAAATTCCGCTTCAAGTTTTTAGCGATAATCAAGAACAAAAGGGTGCTGCTCCTCAATCAGGAAAAGATTGGGAAGTTGTAACGGAAGAAGAGCAACAGGAAAAGGTCGATCCACGTTTAGCTGTATTAGAAAATTTCTTTAAAAACAAAGAAAATAACTAA
- a CDS encoding nucleotidyltransferase: protein MQAVGIIVEYNPFHNGHYYHLQKAKEQTNADCVIAVMSGHFLQRGEPALVSKWARTKMALKAGADLVIELPYAFSTQQADTFANGAIAILEHLKASYVCFGSEHGNTQSFLEFSKLLREHEHSIAEHTKNYLKDGNSYPKALSLAMNNITNEQIGLNMDQPNNILGVSYVKAIEKQHASIKPHTITRIQSHYHDKTLSETEITSATSIRHALFQDIIDVKDLSRHMPTHVIQELKDYQTRTGFLHNWELYFAFLKYQLMTHSPKSLQSIYEIEEGIEHRLLNAIKDSLSFEDFLSKVKTKRYTRTRLQRMCVHILTNTQKSDMNKSPLINYLRLLGMSQTGRQYIKHVKKDMSVPIVSTVSQCKHTDLLLDIKATNIYSSPLKEPIRSQFLKQEYTQPPIMI, encoded by the coding sequence ATGCAAGCTGTAGGAATTATAGTTGAATACAATCCTTTTCATAATGGCCATTACTATCATTTGCAAAAAGCAAAAGAGCAAACAAATGCTGATTGCGTCATCGCAGTGATGAGCGGTCACTTTTTACAGCGGGGTGAACCTGCTCTCGTATCAAAGTGGGCTCGTACGAAAATGGCTTTAAAAGCAGGTGCCGACCTTGTCATTGAACTACCTTATGCATTCTCCACTCAGCAAGCTGATACATTCGCAAACGGTGCTATAGCCATATTAGAACACCTTAAAGCTTCGTATGTATGCTTTGGCAGCGAACATGGAAACACGCAGTCTTTTCTTGAATTTAGCAAACTGTTAAGAGAGCATGAACATTCTATAGCAGAGCATACAAAAAACTACTTAAAGGATGGAAATAGCTATCCAAAAGCGCTTTCCCTTGCTATGAACAATATTACTAATGAACAAATTGGGCTAAATATGGACCAACCAAATAACATTTTAGGGGTAAGCTATGTAAAAGCTATTGAAAAACAGCATGCATCTATTAAACCACATACGATTACTCGAATTCAATCCCATTATCACGATAAAACGCTTTCTGAGACAGAAATTACAAGCGCAACAAGTATTCGTCATGCTTTATTCCAGGATATCATTGATGTTAAAGACTTATCACGCCATATGCCTACTCATGTTATTCAAGAGTTAAAAGATTATCAAACAAGAACTGGCTTTTTACATAACTGGGAGCTCTATTTTGCATTTTTAAAGTATCAGCTCATGACCCATTCACCTAAGTCTCTTCAATCCATCTACGAAATTGAAGAAGGCATTGAACATCGCTTATTAAACGCTATAAAAGATTCGCTATCCTTTGAAGATTTTCTAAGCAAAGTAAAGACCAAGCGCTATACTCGTACACGCCTTCAGCGGATGTGTGTTCATATTTTAACCAACACCCAAAAAAGCGACATGAACAAATCACCTTTAATCAATTACCTTCGATTGCTTGGTATGTCTCAAACGGGTAGACAATATATAAAGCACGTAAAAAAAGACATGTCTGTTCCTATTGTATCCACTGTGTCTCAATGTAAACACACAGACTTATTACTGGATATAAAAGCGACGAACATTTATAGTTCGCCTTTAAAAGAGCCCATACGCTCCCAATTTTTAAAACAGGAGTATACGCAGCCGCCTATCATGATTTAA
- a CDS encoding PDZ domain-containing protein: MLFFYPLPYYITKPGIAQELKPIINVQGGYEEQGTFMLTTVRMGRATPLSYAMAHIQDFHHLYPEEDILQQGESDSDYTVRQLHMMDTSKDAAVIVAYNAANKEIKFENKGVYIVTVVPDMPAYGKLKVGDIVKEVDGQNIETAEQLIEYVAKKKKGDKVAVTILRNKEEQVVELPLSPFPDDQTRFGLGISLETSREVDVEPDVEIDTEKIGGPSAGLMFSLEIYNQLTKEDMTKGHKIAGTGTINDKGIVGPIGGISQKIVAADKEGAEVFFAPNQQGAPNSNYKEALQAGEKIETDMKIVPVDTFNDAVEYLEKLDKAKKAK; encoded by the coding sequence ATGTTATTTTTTTACCCCTTGCCTTATTATATTACAAAGCCTGGCATAGCACAGGAGCTAAAGCCTATTATTAATGTGCAAGGGGGGTATGAAGAGCAGGGAACGTTTATGTTAACCACAGTTCGGATGGGAAGAGCAACGCCTTTATCATATGCTATGGCTCATATTCAAGATTTTCATCACTTGTATCCTGAAGAAGACATTTTGCAGCAAGGAGAGAGTGATAGCGATTATACGGTAAGGCAATTACATATGATGGATACGTCCAAAGATGCAGCGGTTATTGTTGCATACAATGCAGCAAATAAAGAAATTAAGTTTGAAAATAAAGGTGTTTACATTGTTACAGTAGTACCTGATATGCCGGCCTATGGCAAGCTTAAGGTTGGCGATATCGTGAAAGAGGTAGATGGTCAAAATATTGAGACAGCAGAGCAACTAATTGAATACGTAGCGAAGAAGAAAAAAGGTGATAAGGTCGCTGTAACTATCCTACGAAATAAAGAAGAACAAGTAGTAGAACTTCCTCTATCCCCATTTCCAGACGATCAAACACGCTTTGGGTTAGGCATCTCTTTAGAAACCAGTCGAGAAGTGGACGTAGAACCAGACGTAGAAATTGATACTGAAAAGATTGGTGGCCCTTCTGCTGGTCTTATGTTTTCACTTGAAATTTATAATCAACTTACAAAAGAAGATATGACAAAAGGGCATAAGATTGCAGGCACAGGAACAATCAACGATAAAGGTATTGTAGGTCCTATTGGAGGAATCTCTCAAAAGATTGTGGCTGCGGATAAAGAAGGAGCCGAAGTTTTCTTTGCTCCTAACCAGCAAGGAGCCCCTAATTCGAACTATAAGGAAGCGCTACAAGCGGGAGAAAAAATTGAAACTGATATGAAAATTGTTCCGGTTGATACATTTAATGATGCGGTCGAATACCTAGAAAAGTTAGATAAAGCTAAAAAAGCGAAGTGA
- a CDS encoding patatin-like phospholipase family protein, with translation MKSPTIGVALGSGGARGFAHLGVIKVLVENNIPIHYLAGSSMGALVAAMYASGTEMNQLYKMALTFKRKYYLDFTIPKMGFIAGNRIKSLVKALTKNKKIEDLNIPVAIVATDLKAGEKVIFKTGSVAQAVRASISIPGIFAPENVNGRLLVDGGVIDRIPVSVVREMGADIVLAVDVSHVKRNAEITSIFDVILQSLDILQDELVTNRAIASDVMLRPKVERFSSRAFTNIKEIIEIGEQAAIEQLPSIQEAIEKWKENRKGEEES, from the coding sequence ATGAAAAGCCCAACGATTGGAGTAGCATTAGGGTCAGGAGGAGCAAGAGGATTTGCTCATCTTGGGGTTATTAAAGTTCTGGTGGAAAACAATATCCCTATTCACTATTTGGCGGGTAGCAGCATGGGCGCTTTAGTTGCGGCTATGTATGCATCTGGTACTGAGATGAATCAACTGTATAAAATGGCACTTACTTTTAAAAGGAAATATTATTTAGATTTTACAATCCCTAAAATGGGGTTTATTGCGGGAAATCGTATAAAATCTTTGGTAAAAGCTCTAACCAAGAATAAAAAGATTGAAGATTTAAATATTCCCGTTGCTATTGTAGCTACGGACTTAAAAGCTGGGGAAAAAGTCATTTTTAAAACGGGATCAGTTGCACAAGCTGTAAGAGCGAGCATCTCTATTCCAGGTATCTTTGCACCGGAGAATGTAAATGGACGCTTGCTAGTAGATGGAGGGGTTATCGATCGTATTCCGGTATCCGTTGTACGAGAAATGGGAGCAGATATTGTGCTTGCAGTCGATGTCTCTCATGTGAAAAGAAATGCAGAAATCACATCGATTTTTGACGTTATTTTACAGAGCCTAGATATTCTTCAAGACGAGCTTGTAACGAATCGCGCAATTGCTTCTGATGTAATGCTTCGTCCTAAAGTAGAAAGGTTTAGTTCTCGAGCGTTTACAAATATTAAAGAAATTATTGAAATTGGTGAACAAGCTGCAATCGAGCAGTTACCGTCTATTCAAGAGGCTATCGAAAAGTGGAAGGAGAATCGTAAAGGTGAAGAAGAGAGTTAG
- the ylbJ gene encoding sporulation integral membrane protein YlbJ has product MNKSMVKTIVLGGTALTLTFALLTYPKEALEASVRGLNTWWKVVFPSLLPFFILSELLIGFGVVRFIGSILEPLMRPLFRVPGVGGFALAMGMGSGFPSGAKITARLRQEEQLSKTEAERLVSFTNSSNPIFIFGAVAVGFFSNAAVGVILAFAHYLGNILVGLVMRFYGKKTDTTYSASAQRPSLIQAFKEMHQARIKDQRPIGKLLGDAVLSSVQSLLMIGGFIILFSVLNKLLFVMNITTFISSGLSYLFSLLQLSTALSLPFISGLFEITMGSQLTSQTAESTLLQQVIVVSFILGFSGFSVHAQVASILADTDIRFFPFFCARLMHGLFASILAILAWKPFEQNILSQAQWSPHALPTFLQDGTTSWSQAYFEFCTLYGPTFTILLLFTYSLLYMKRNFPLK; this is encoded by the coding sequence TTGAATAAATCCATGGTAAAAACGATTGTGTTAGGAGGAACTGCTTTAACGCTTACCTTTGCCTTACTCACTTATCCAAAAGAAGCACTGGAAGCTTCAGTCCGAGGATTAAATACATGGTGGAAGGTCGTATTTCCTTCATTGTTGCCTTTCTTCATTCTTTCCGAACTGTTAATAGGATTTGGAGTTGTTCGCTTTATTGGATCAATATTAGAACCTTTAATGCGCCCTTTGTTTCGAGTTCCAGGAGTCGGAGGGTTTGCGTTAGCAATGGGAATGGGTTCTGGATTCCCTTCTGGAGCAAAAATTACCGCTCGATTACGACAAGAAGAGCAGCTATCAAAAACAGAAGCTGAGCGCCTTGTTTCTTTTACCAACTCCTCAAACCCTATTTTTATCTTCGGGGCGGTTGCGGTTGGCTTTTTTAGCAACGCAGCGGTAGGAGTAATCCTTGCTTTTGCACACTATCTCGGAAACATTTTAGTAGGACTTGTTATGCGATTTTACGGAAAAAAGACGGATACAACATACTCTGCTTCAGCGCAGCGTCCGTCCCTTATCCAAGCTTTCAAAGAAATGCACCAAGCCCGCATAAAAGATCAAAGGCCCATCGGTAAGCTTTTAGGTGATGCTGTTTTATCGTCAGTTCAATCTTTATTGATGATTGGTGGATTTATTATTTTATTTTCTGTTTTAAACAAGCTGCTGTTCGTCATGAACATTACAACGTTTATAAGCAGTGGCCTTTCATATTTATTTAGTTTACTGCAACTTTCAACGGCACTAAGTCTTCCTTTTATATCAGGACTTTTTGAAATCACAATGGGCAGTCAATTAACTAGCCAAACAGCAGAATCTACCCTATTGCAACAGGTTATTGTTGTTAGTTTCATCCTGGGCTTTAGTGGTTTTTCTGTTCATGCTCAAGTTGCGAGTATTCTTGCTGATACAGATATTCGATTTTTTCCCTTTTTTTGTGCACGCCTGATGCACGGACTATTTGCTAGTATCCTTGCTATCCTAGCATGGAAACCTTTTGAGCAAAATATTTTATCTCAGGCTCAGTGGTCTCCACATGCTTTGCCTACTTTTTTACAGGACGGCACAACCAGCTGGAGTCAAGCTTACTTTGAATTTTGCACTCTATATGGACCAACGTTTACGATTTTATTATTATTTACTTATTCTTTGTTATATATGAAGCGTAACTTTCCACTAAAATAA
- the coaD gene encoding pantetheine-phosphate adenylyltransferase: MGSIAVCPGSFDPVTNGHLDIIKRGSNVFDTLYVVVLNNSSKNPLFTVQERIELLKQVTESIPNVVVESYSGLLMEYAKQKQASTILRGLRAVSDFEYEMQITSVNRVLDKEIETLFMMTNNQYSFLSSSIVKEVAKYGGNISELVPPLVKEALSKKFSAK, from the coding sequence ATGGGGAGCATAGCAGTTTGCCCAGGGAGCTTTGATCCTGTAACGAACGGTCATTTAGACATTATTAAGCGAGGCTCAAACGTATTTGATACGTTATATGTGGTTGTATTAAACAACTCATCCAAAAACCCGTTGTTTACAGTACAAGAGCGAATTGAACTATTAAAGCAAGTAACAGAATCAATTCCAAATGTAGTAGTAGAATCGTATAGCGGCTTACTGATGGAATATGCAAAACAAAAGCAAGCTAGCACCATCTTACGTGGTTTACGAGCAGTATCGGACTTTGAATATGAAATGCAGATAACATCTGTAAACCGTGTGTTGGATAAAGAGATTGAAACGTTGTTTATGATGACGAATAATCAATATTCTTTCTTAAGTTCTAGCATTGTAAAAGAAGTCGCTAAATATGGTGGCAATATTTCTGAGCTTGTGCCTCCGCTTGTAAAAGAAGCACTTTCTAAGAAATTTTCAGCAAAATGA
- the rsmD gene encoding 16S rRNA (guanine(966)-N(2))-methyltransferase RsmD, whose product MRVVAGSCKGHSLKAVPGNSTRPTTDKVKEAIFNMIGPFFEGGIALDLFGGSGGLGIEALSRGIDRAIFVDRDGKAIQTIKSNLETCSLQEQAEVYRNDSERALKAIIKREIQFDLILLDPPYKAQKLKALIETISEHKLLQASGVIVAEHANDVVLPDEINEFEKIKSENYGIIGVSIYTYKQPEEV is encoded by the coding sequence ATGAGAGTAGTAGCTGGAAGCTGTAAAGGACATTCACTAAAAGCAGTCCCAGGTAATTCCACGCGCCCTACAACAGATAAAGTAAAAGAAGCTATTTTTAATATGATTGGCCCTTTCTTTGAAGGTGGAATAGCTCTTGACTTATTTGGAGGCAGTGGAGGCTTAGGCATTGAAGCGCTAAGCAGAGGGATAGATCGAGCGATTTTTGTGGATCGAGACGGTAAAGCCATTCAAACGATAAAAAGTAATTTGGAAACATGTAGTTTACAAGAACAAGCAGAAGTGTATCGCAACGACTCTGAAAGAGCGCTAAAAGCTATCATTAAGCGAGAGATACAGTTTGACTTAATTTTACTGGATCCTCCGTATAAGGCACAAAAGTTGAAAGCGCTTATCGAAACAATTAGCGAGCATAAACTGTTGCAAGCTTCAGGTGTAATTGTTGCTGAACATGCAAACGATGTAGTGCTTCCAGATGAAATTAATGAGTTTGAAAAGATAAAAAGTGAAAACTATGGAATTATTGGTGTATCAATTTATACATACAAGCAGCCTGAAGAAGTATAA
- a CDS encoding L-lactate dehydrogenase, whose product MKDGESMRKIVLVGCGSVGTAYAYSLVNQGFVTELVLIDANKEKAEGEAMDLVHGMAFASTNMRVYAGDYSDCKDARIVVITAGANQKPGETRLQLVERNTRIMQSIIQNIKKSGFDGIIVLASNPVDVLSYVAYKESGLPASRVIGSGTTLDSARFRVLLGEYFEVDPHNVHAVIVGEHGDSELPVFSQASVGVESFDNLLERRNNEKDKENLTKIFGSVRDAAYEIINRKGVTNFGIGMCLTRITKAILNNEHSILPVSCLLNGEYGQEDIYMSVPAVVTREGVKEVIELKLNDNEQELFNKSADILREIRVK is encoded by the coding sequence ATTAAGGATGGTGAGAGCATGAGGAAAATTGTTTTAGTTGGTTGTGGTTCAGTTGGTACAGCTTATGCTTATAGCTTAGTCAATCAAGGCTTTGTTACAGAACTTGTATTAATTGATGCTAATAAAGAAAAGGCAGAAGGTGAAGCAATGGACTTGGTTCATGGTATGGCTTTTGCTAGTACAAATATGAGAGTATACGCAGGAGATTACTCAGATTGCAAAGATGCTCGTATTGTTGTAATTACAGCAGGAGCTAATCAGAAGCCAGGTGAAACAAGACTTCAATTAGTAGAACGTAACACTCGTATTATGCAATCCATTATTCAAAATATTAAAAAGAGTGGGTTTGATGGGATTATTGTGCTTGCTTCTAATCCGGTAGATGTATTGAGTTATGTTGCATATAAAGAAAGCGGGCTTCCAGCAAGCCGAGTTATCGGTTCAGGAACTACGTTAGATTCAGCTCGCTTCAGAGTTCTTTTAGGAGAATACTTTGAAGTGGATCCTCACAATGTACATGCTGTTATTGTGGGAGAACATGGTGACAGTGAACTACCCGTATTTAGTCAAGCATCCGTTGGAGTTGAATCATTTGACAACTTACTTGAAAGAAGAAACAACGAGAAAGATAAAGAAAATCTCACTAAAATCTTTGGGTCAGTTCGAGATGCTGCTTATGAGATTATTAACCGCAAAGGGGTTACAAACTTTGGAATTGGCATGTGCTTAACAAGAATTACAAAAGCTATTCTGAATAATGAGCACTCGATATTACCGGTGTCTTGTTTACTCAATGGGGAATATGGTCAAGAGGATATCTATATGAGTGTTCCAGCTGTCGTTACCCGTGAAGGTGTAAAAGAAGTGATTGAGTTAAAATTGAATGATAATGAACAAGAATTATTCAACAAGTCGGCCGATATACTGAGAGAAATTCGTGTTAAATAA
- a CDS encoding lactate permease LctP family transporter, with the protein MLMWNQVYDPFNNIWLSALVATIPILLFIILLTVLKIKGHIAGLISAIIAGLIAIVFYGMPISKTVWTGIYGVLAGLYPVASIVLAAIFLYKLTVKTGKFDIIKKSITSMSPDKRIQVIIVAYCFGAFLEGAAGFGAPVAITAIILVGLGFDPVKAAGICLVANIAGGSFGAMGIPVTTPAQLTGLDPLDVAMRTTYIIPFVTFVLPFLLVFLVDGIRGIKETFKTILVAAVTFTAVLWATLNTIGAPLVDILSASITLIVLYIYLRPKQQESVGTLIRAWSPFIFLTLLVIVFSKLKFESLIMNFPIPTLNGLINKVPPVVSDVTPFGAVFTLDLLSSTTSAIVYASLLTILIFKVKRSIIKQALKETVKELVIPIATICAVLAFAYICNYSGMSSTLGLAFASTGGLFPLFSPVLGWIGVFLTGSVVNSGSLFAPLQVITAEQVGLSPAGMVASNIVGGDMAKMLSPQSIAVAAAAVGLVGRESEIFKYTIKISLIFLAFVGIINLIIY; encoded by the coding sequence TTGCTTATGTGGAATCAAGTTTATGATCCGTTTAATAACATTTGGTTATCTGCCTTAGTTGCAACTATACCTATTTTGTTGTTCATCATTTTATTAACTGTTTTGAAAATTAAAGGACACATTGCTGGTTTAATTAGTGCAATTATTGCCGGACTTATAGCGATTGTTTTTTACGGAATGCCTATTTCAAAAACAGTATGGACGGGTATTTATGGGGTGCTAGCAGGTTTATATCCAGTTGCTTCTATTGTGCTGGCTGCAATCTTTCTTTATAAATTGACTGTTAAAACAGGTAAATTTGACATTATTAAAAAGAGTATTACTTCCATGTCTCCGGATAAACGCATTCAAGTAATTATCGTTGCTTATTGTTTTGGTGCTTTCTTAGAAGGGGCAGCAGGATTTGGAGCACCAGTTGCCATTACTGCTATCATTTTAGTTGGTTTAGGTTTTGATCCCGTTAAAGCTGCTGGTATTTGTTTAGTTGCTAATATTGCTGGTGGTTCGTTCGGTGCTATGGGTATTCCAGTTACAACCCCTGCTCAGCTTACTGGGCTTGATCCCTTAGATGTTGCGATGAGAACAACTTATATTATTCCCTTTGTTACGTTTGTTCTACCTTTTCTGCTTGTGTTTTTAGTTGATGGTATAAGAGGTATTAAGGAAACATTTAAGACAATTTTAGTGGCTGCTGTCACATTTACAGCAGTCCTATGGGCGACACTTAACACTATTGGAGCACCGTTAGTTGACATTTTATCTGCTTCTATTACGCTGATTGTTCTGTATATATATTTAAGGCCAAAACAACAGGAAAGTGTTGGAACGCTTATTAGAGCTTGGAGCCCATTTATCTTCTTAACCTTACTTGTAATTGTATTTTCTAAGTTAAAATTTGAAAGCCTAATTATGAATTTTCCTATTCCAACCCTCAATGGCTTAATTAATAAAGTTCCACCAGTTGTATCAGATGTTACACCGTTTGGAGCGGTGTTTACTCTTGATTTGTTATCATCAACAACAAGTGCAATTGTTTATGCTTCCCTCCTTACAATCCTTATATTTAAAGTTAAACGTTCAATTATAAAGCAGGCTCTAAAAGAAACGGTTAAAGAACTAGTTATTCCAATTGCTACCATCTGTGCAGTTCTAGCATTTGCTTACATTTGTAACTATTCAGGAATGAGTTCTACATTAGGACTTGCTTTTGCTTCTACCGGTGGTTTATTTCCGCTATTTAGTCCGGTATTAGGATGGATAGGTGTATTTTTAACAGGATCAGTTGTTAATAGCGGATCACTCTTTGCACCACTACAAGTTATTACAGCAGAGCAAGTCGGTTTAAGCCCTGCTGGTATGGTAGCGAGTAATATTGTTGGAGGGGATATGGCAAAAATGTTAAGCCCTCAATCTATAGCGGTAGCAGCCGCTGCAGTTGGCCTGGTAGGTCGTGAAAGTGAAATATTCAAATATACTATTAAAATAAGTTTGATATTCCTTGCTTTTGTGGGAATTATAAACTTGATTATTTATTAA
- a CDS encoding methylthioribose kinase, whose amino-acid sequence MIQRFIELGQGYSDIYELFEIAKHNTHRLQHLIMLRTVIDNQPKASFIVALNPTTEGNFQPLYVCREGISLSETKASKRVELFEQLANSLDKSIIVLDVKPSTMFSETELYYQHLIGILRMNRYILPLQ is encoded by the coding sequence ATGATTCAACGTTTTATTGAGCTTGGACAAGGTTACTCAGATATCTATGAACTATTCGAAATTGCAAAGCACAATACGCATCGCCTACAGCACTTAATCATGTTGCGCACCGTGATTGACAATCAGCCAAAAGCATCGTTCATTGTTGCACTGAATCCAACAACTGAAGGAAATTTCCAACCCCTTTACGTATGTCGAGAAGGAATTAGCCTATCAGAAACTAAAGCAAGTAAACGCGTCGAGCTGTTTGAACAATTAGCTAATTCCTTAGATAAAAGCATAATCGTATTAGATGTTAAACCTTCCACAATGTTTTCAGAAACAGAGCTTTATTACCAACATTTAATTGGCATTTTGCGTATGAACAGGTATATTTTACCTTTGCAATAG
- a CDS encoding YlbG family protein: MFVNRQGLIAYVHSVKQAKALRKYGNVQYVSRELKYVVLYCNQDGIEKTMERIQSLPFVKKVLLSYRPELKTEFENSKPDKAKEYDYKIGI; the protein is encoded by the coding sequence ATGTTTGTTAATCGTCAAGGACTTATTGCATATGTACACTCTGTAAAGCAAGCCAAAGCACTTCGTAAGTATGGAAATGTACAGTATGTTTCAAGAGAACTAAAATACGTTGTGTTGTATTGCAATCAGGACGGAATTGAAAAGACAATGGAGCGTATTCAATCGTTGCCTTTTGTGAAAAAAGTATTGCTTTCTTATCGACCAGAATTAAAAACTGAATTTGAAAATTCAAAGCCTGATAAAGCAAAAGAGTACGACTACAAGATTGGCATATAA
- a CDS encoding YlbF family regulator, which translates to MLTTMRTIELLDESDALANMVLHSDVAEHYRECLNRLNKDTEAQELIAEFGKMKEQYEDVQRFGKYHPDYKSITKQMRDIKRSVDLQHTIAAFKKAENELQKLLDEISVIIGQSVSEHIKVPTGNPFFDTGSSCGGGCGAGGSCGCSA; encoded by the coding sequence ATGCTCACAACAATGAGAACTATTGAGCTACTTGATGAGTCTGATGCACTAGCAAATATGGTCTTGCATTCAGATGTAGCTGAACATTATCGTGAATGTTTAAATAGATTAAATAAAGACACAGAAGCACAGGAATTAATTGCTGAATTCGGTAAAATGAAAGAGCAATACGAAGATGTCCAGCGGTTTGGTAAATATCATCCCGATTATAAATCCATTACAAAGCAAATGCGTGATATTAAGCGTTCTGTAGACTTACAGCATACGATTGCTGCGTTTAAAAAAGCAGAAAATGAGCTACAAAAGCTTTTGGATGAGATTAGTGTTATCATTGGACAATCTGTGTCAGAACATATAAAAGTTCCAACTGGCAATCCATTTTTCGATACAGGAAGCAGCTGTGGCGGAGGGTGCGGAGCAGGTGGAAGCTGCGGTTGTAGTGCCTAA
- a CDS encoding YlbE-like family protein: protein MREDVYEYIRSKPKLNEFIREQPMWYRRLTRNPDELEKFDLESKTYYKQTIPHKVEKFSNSIQMANMMFHMFQSMRNQ, encoded by the coding sequence ATGAGGGAAGATGTATATGAGTACATTCGTTCTAAGCCAAAGTTGAATGAGTTCATTCGGGAGCAGCCGATGTGGTATCGACGCTTGACGAGAAACCCAGATGAATTAGAGAAGTTTGACTTAGAGTCCAAAACCTATTATAAGCAGACAATTCCTCATAAAGTTGAAAAATTTTCAAACTCAATTCAGATGGCAAACATGATGTTTCACATGTTTCAATCGATGAGGAATCAATAA
- a CDS encoding YlbD family protein, whose product MNETKREVHPSVVEFKNFVKAHPKLVEEVRAQRKTWKELYEDWYLFGAEDSIWDTYRSEGEKAELETAEEAENKKDIMSTIVSSFKNMDLDQMQNHITNINSAITNIQQVLQQFQSPKSLTRSTPTGPRNPFGFRKD is encoded by the coding sequence GTGAATGAGACAAAACGAGAAGTTCATCCATCTGTTGTAGAATTTAAAAACTTTGTTAAAGCGCACCCGAAGCTAGTGGAAGAAGTTCGGGCGCAGAGAAAAACGTGGAAAGAACTATATGAAGACTGGTACTTATTTGGAGCTGAAGATTCCATATGGGATACTTATCGCTCTGAAGGTGAGAAAGCAGAATTAGAAACGGCAGAGGAAGCAGAGAACAAAAAAGATATTATGTCCACAATTGTATCATCCTTTAAAAATATGGATTTAGATCAAATGCAAAACCATATTACAAACATTAACTCAGCTATTACCAATATCCAGCAGGTGTTGCAGCAGTTTCAATCACCAAAATCATTAACGCGCAGCACGCCGACTGGTCCAAGAAATCCATTTGGTTTTCGGAAGGATTAG